One part of the Oceanihabitans sp. IOP_32 genome encodes these proteins:
- a CDS encoding DUF6326 family protein yields MLENPKVNIKIKLAALWASVTFCYLYGDYFELYTPGKIDSLLTGKNILDSPTKILIASIILAISSVMVAASVLLKPKLNRILNIIFGLFFTLMMVFIGINSMTEWYSFYVFLAFLESILTFLIVWYAFKWPKHIKQY; encoded by the coding sequence ATGTTAGAAAATCCAAAAGTAAACATCAAAATCAAACTAGCGGCTTTATGGGCATCTGTAACCTTTTGCTATTTGTATGGAGACTATTTCGAACTTTACACACCAGGAAAAATAGACAGTTTACTTACTGGTAAAAATATTCTAGACAGTCCAACCAAAATTTTAATAGCCTCAATAATTTTAGCAATCTCTTCCGTAATGGTTGCTGCATCAGTTCTACTTAAACCAAAATTAAACCGAATTCTCAACATCATATTTGGTTTGTTCTTTACCCTAATGATGGTATTTATAGGAATCAATTCAATGACGGAATGGTATAGCTTTTACGTCTTTCTAGCATTTTTAGAAAGCATTCTTACATTTTTAATTGTATGGTACGCCTTTAAATGGCCAAAACATATCAAACAATACTAG